tcCCCTTGCTATTGCAAGCTAGCTAGCCGCAACCCGTCGACACAATGGCAAACCATCGCACCTGGCGGTTGGTGTTCACCTTGCGGCCCATCACCAAAGAGGCTCGCGAGTGTTCGTACGAGGGATCGGGCTCTGCCGACTCCCCGTACCTGGTGCAATgggccgccgacgatccGCACGACCCGCGGCGGTTCTCCCACAGCTACAAATGGGTgttcgtcatcatcctctcGCTCGCGACTCTGTCCGTGGCCCTCGCATCGTCAGCGTacaccggcggcgtctcgcagCTGATAGACGAGTACCGCGTCTCGTCCACGACGGCCTACCTCGGCGTCTCTCTGTTCGTCGTCTGCTTCGCCTTTGGGCCTCTGCtgtgggcgtcggcgagcgaAATCTTTGGCCGGCAGCCGACCTTCTTCGTCTCCTTTGGCGCGTTTACCGTGGCCAACattggcgcggcgggctcgcgcaGCTTTGTGGGCCTTCTCGTCTGTCGCTTCCTGGCCGGTGCGTTtggctcctcgtcgctcgtgcACACCGGGGCGGTGCTCGCGGACCTGTTCGACGTGGAGGatcgcgccgcgcccctgGGCGTCTTCACCGCGTCGCTGTTCTTTGGCCCGACCCTGGGGCCCATCACCGGGAGCTTCCTCGGGATGGCCTACGGCTGGAGGGGCATTGAGTGgttcctcgccatcatgtccgGCTCGCTGTGGCTCCTGGGCAGCCTCACCATTCCGGAGACCTACTCCCCCGTGCTCCTTCGTAGACGGGCGCACGCCTTGTCGGTGCTCAACGGGATGGTGTACCGGAGCAAGGCCGAGAAGCCGGACACGTCCTACGCCACCATTGTCAAGACGGCCTGTGTGCGTCCATGGCTTCTCCTCATCGTGGAGCCCGTCGTCTTTCTCCTCTCGGCATATCTCGCCATCGAATACGGCATCCTGTACCTGCTGTTCGCCGCGTTCCCCATCGTGTatcgcgacgagcgcgggTGGTCTCCCGGTGTCGCGACTCTGCCGTTCCTAGCCGTGCTGGTCGGGATGCTGCTTGGCGTCGCGTACTGCACCGTGTACGACAGACGACGCGCCAggaaacaacaacaacggaGAGATGGTGCCGAGCGGGCGTTCGTGCCGGAGCAGAGGCTGCAGCCCGCGACGGTGGGTGCCGTGGCCATCCCGGTAGGCCTGTTCGTCTTCGCGTGGACCAACGCGCCCGAGATTCACTTCATGCCcagcgccatcggcgccgccttttTCGGCTTCGGGCTCGTCAACATCttcatcagcaccagcagctaCCTCATCGACAGCTACTCCGTCTTTGCGGCGTCGAGCCTGGCGGCCGCGTCCGTGCTGCGATCGATCCTAGGGGCCGTGTTTCCTCTGTTCACGCCAGCCATGTACGAAGCGCTGGGGATACACTGGGCCTCGTCGATCCCGGCCTTTTTCTCGCTGGCGTGCATCCCAATTCCCTTTCTCCTCGTGCGCTACGGGCCGTGGCTGCGGTCGCGGTGCAAGTACATGGTCCtcgcggcggagacggcggcgcagttGCGATAGCAGCCGCGTCCAGGGGGGTGGTCGAGGTGGTTGTGAGTAGACATGAGTGAGGGGTGCATCGTCATCCCAAAAAAAATATAGCGATGCATCATCGACATGGACGTGACGCAGTGTGAAGGTGACCACTGACGATAGGCTCTGGATCCCAGGCTAGGTAGTCAAACAGCGGTGCATGGGCTGGGACTTCAACGGCTAAAGGGCCCCTGGCTTGAATTGAGTGACCCAGCTGGCGGAAGCACGCGCTGTGGCTCAGGGGCAAgaagccagcccagccacgTGGGGCCGCGCACGGGCTGTAGGAACCTGCCGGACACTGCCGTCTCCACTGCCGGGTTCACGGGCGCAGGAACCCGTCGGTGGTGTCTGTAGCTGGAG
This region of Purpureocillium takamizusanense chromosome 9, complete sequence genomic DNA includes:
- a CDS encoding uncharacterized protein (TransMembrane:12 (i56-74o94-113i125-146o152-171i183-209o215-236i287-313o325-344i370-389o395-416i428-451o463-483i)~COG:E~EggNog:ENOG503NUV5); this translates as MANHRTWRLVFTLRPITKEARECSYEGSGSADSPYLVQWAADDPHDPRRFSHSYKWVFVIILSLATLSVALASSAYTGGVSQLIDEYRVSSTTAYLGVSLFVVCFAFGPLLWASASEIFGRQPTFFVSFGAFTVANIGAAGSRSFVGLLVCRFLAGAFGSSSLVHTGAVLADLFDVEDRAAPLGVFTASLFFGPTLGPITGSFLGMAYGWRGIEWFLAIMSGSLWLLGSLTIPETYSPVLLRRRAHALSVLNGMVYRSKAEKPDTSYATIVKTACVRPWLLLIVEPVVFLLSAYLAIEYGILYLLFAAFPIVYRDERGWSPGVATLPFLAVLVGMLLGVAYCTVYDRRRARKQQQRRDGAERAFVPEQRLQPATVGAVAIPVGLFVFAWTNAPEIHFMPSAIGAAFFGFGLVNIFISTSSYLIDSYSVFAASSLAAASVLRSILGAVFPLFTPAMYEALGIHWASSIPAFFSLACIPIPFLLVRYGPWLRSRCKYMVLAAETAAQLR